TACGCGCCCTACACGGCGGGTGACACCATCTTTGCCCTCGAAGAGCAAACCGACGGTCGCATCAAGGTTGCCGACATCATGCCGCTTGGCTGCTCGCATCCGCTGTGCGACACGGGTACCTTCCTCATGCCCGATGGCGAGGGGGGCTATGTTCCGGCCACGCGCGGCCTGTCGAGCGAGGAGTACATGGAGTACTTCGACCCGACATCCCCGCAGGGTTCGGTGCTGCCCGACATCCTCTACAAGAAGGGCGTCAACCTCTACCACGGCATCAGTGTCATCATCATGAACTACATGGATGCGATGACGACCACGACCGAGCGCATGGCGGAATGCTCGATGACGGTGGCGATGAAGGACGGTCGCGTGATTCCGTTTTGCAGCTACCAGATGACGAACTCCGCGGGAGAGCGTATCTACGAGATGTGGGGCACCGGTCCTTCGGCCTGATGTGACAAGGAGCAGCAATGAGTGCTGATTACGAATTCATACACGACCCCGAACGCTGCGTGGCCTGTGGCCTGTGCGTGGCGTTTTGCCCGCAATACAGCTTGGAGGCGGGCGAGGATGGCATGCCCGTCGCCGTCAACATGGAGGAGTGCGTGGGCTGCACGACCTGCTCGGGGCAATGTCCGCAACGTGCGATCGTTATCAAGTCGCTACCCGGGGCCACGGCCTTCGACCCGTATACGGATGAGGAGCGCGCAGAGCCCATCAGCGCCGAGGAACAGCGTCACTATGCCGAGGCCGAGAAGGCCATCATGGAGGCACTCGACCTGCGCTGGCATCCGGTGGCCGTCGGTCTCATCGACATCGACGAGCCATTGCCTGACGTGCCCATGCCCACCGAGAAGCTACGCTACTGCCAGAGCATGAATGCCGCGCGACGGGGTGCTTCGATACTCATGCCGCCACATTGCCACGCTTGCCCCGACGGCACCTCGATCTTTGGCATGACCGGTGTGCCGGAGAAGCTTGCCACGGGTGAGATTTACGTGCTGTTTCACAAGGTCGTGGATGCCGAGGCGGCGGCCAAGATGGTGGGGGAGCGCCCCACCTTGCCGCCCAACTCCAAGCGCGCCACGCTCGTGCAGCCACTTGGCAAGTGCACGCGCCACCCCGAGGTCATTGTCTTCACGGGCACGCCCGAGCAGATGATGTGGCTGTCGATGAGCATGTCGTATTTCGATGGGCACCGCCATGACTTCCATGCCTCGGGCTTCAACGCGCAATGCGTGGAGGCAACGCTACTGCCGCTTATGAACGACGAGCCCAACATATCGTTTGGCTGCTACGGTGGCCGTGCGTCAAGTGACATCGGCGAGGATATGATGTACATGGGCGTGCCCACCAACCGCCTTGATACCATTGTCGAGGGTTGCCAGGAGCTCGCGAAGCGTGCCATCCCGCAATCGCGCATGAAGATCTACGTACCGCCCATTATGTAGGTGCTCGCAGGCGAGGAGCTGTCATGACGCAAGCGCTCAACGAGCTGGCCGGTAACGAGATTGCCACGCTGCTCATTCCCACAACCGTCACGCTCGTCACGGCGTGTGACGCGGCGGGCGCCGACAAGGTCGCGACCATCGCATGGGTCATGCCCATCTCGCACGAACCAAGCCTCGTTGCCGTCGCGATTCGTCCGGGCGGGCAAACCGCATGCGCCCTGCGCGATTCCGGCTGCTTTGTCGTGAACGTGCTCGGAGCTGACGAGGATGCCGTCCGCATCGCGATGCTTTGCG
This window of the Coriobacteriaceae bacterium genome carries:
- a CDS encoding DUF169 domain-containing protein, which gives rise to MSADYEFIHDPERCVACGLCVAFCPQYSLEAGEDGMPVAVNMEECVGCTTCSGQCPQRAIVIKSLPGATAFDPYTDEERAEPISAEEQRHYAEAEKAIMEALDLRWHPVAVGLIDIDEPLPDVPMPTEKLRYCQSMNAARRGASILMPPHCHACPDGTSIFGMTGVPEKLATGEIYVLFHKVVDAEAAAKMVGERPTLPPNSKRATLVQPLGKCTRHPEVIVFTGTPEQMMWLSMSMSYFDGHRHDFHASGFNAQCVEATLLPLMNDEPNISFGCYGGRASSDIGEDMMYMGVPTNRLDTIVEGCQELAKRAIPQSRMKIYVPPIM